TCTTCTTTTTTAACTTCTTTTGTCAATTGAATTTTATCTGAATAGTTTAATGCTACTTTTTCTAAAATTTCCGGGTATTCTTTATTATTCATTCATTCTGGTGTATGAGCTAATGAAACAATTGTTGAATTTTTTAAATCCTTTTCTGCTGATGTTATAAATCTATTTTCAGCATCTTTACCATATGATTCTGCTTGGTCAGTATCAACACCTATAACTTTTCAAGAATTGTCATAACTGATCGCATCTGAGGTTTGAGAACCAGCAACTGGCATTAAAACATTTGGTTTTACAGATTTAGATGTATCTTTCAAGTTATCTAGTACTAATTTTGATTGTCCAATTAAAAAACTATTTGAAAATCACGTTGTTTCATCTTTTGATTTTGGTCATCCATTTTGAGCTTTTCTAACAGTTACTTTTGTTGCTATATCTTTGTCAATATTGAAATTTTCTAAAAATTGATCATTTGTTTTTAATTGATTGTAAACATCTATTGAAGCCAAATAACCCACTATAAAGTTATCAACTGATGCAGGGTTAGATATTCCTCCAAATGCTCCTAATGATAATGTATTATTAGTATAATTATCATTATTTAGAGAATAAATAATTGATGCCATCCCTGCATAAAATCCTGAAACATCTCCTCTAAAAACAACACCAATTTCATTATTAGCAGCGCTGTTTGAATCTAAAATTATTGTTGAACCTGAATTTTCCATTACTTTTGCAGCCTGATGGTCACCTTCTCCTGGCATAGCATGGTGAAACCCTGGAAGTAATAAAGTTTTTGCTTTATTACTCTTAGCTGTTTTGTAAGCTCTTTTCATAGTTTTTGGTGCAGTTGACTCAGGTTGGATATAACCAATTTTTTGATCTTTACCCAAAATTTCTTTAACAAATTCTGTTCCAGCTTCATATGCTGATTGATTAAATGATTTATCATCAATCTTACCTGCATCAGTCACTAAATATATTTCACCAAAATGCTTCTCAGTTCCGCAAGAAACAACGGTTGTTAAACTCGTGCTTATTATTGTTGTGCTTAACAGTGATAACAATAGTTTTTTCATCTTTTCTCCTTCTAAACAAAGAAAAAGAGGTTTTTTAGTACTAAAAAACCCCCGCGCTTATAGTCTGAGGATAGGTCCAAAGGCAGGTCGACAACCCATTATGTTGTCATGTATAAGTTTTTCTATTTAATTGTTTAAATTATTATAACTTTTTTTTGATCGAAAAAAAGCAAAAACAAAAAAAACACCTTTGGTGTTTAAATTATTATTTTTTTATTTCTTTTTTAACTTTTGTTAATCCTGTTCATTTACCTTTTGACATATTCTCTTTTAAATGTTTATTAGCTTTAAATTTAACTGTATTTGAAGCTGGAATGTCAATGATAGCACCTGTTGATGGATTTTTACCTTTTTTAGCTTCTTTATGAACTTTTGTAAGTTTTCCAAAATTTGAGATAATAATTTCTTCATTTTTTAAAATTGCAGTAGTCATAACTTCGAAAGCGCTATTAACAACTTCCTTAACTGATTTTTTACTAAATTCAGGATGAGCTTTTTCTAATTTAATTAAAATATCCTTTTTAGAAACTTGGTTATAACGTTTTTTAATTACATACATTGATTCAGTTTTTGAAGAAATAACTACTGGAGCTACTTTTTCTTTACCAACCTTAACTTTTTCAGCTTTAGGTTCAGCTACTTTTTTTGCAGCTACTGATTTTTTAGTTGTTTCTTTTTTAACTGGTAATTTTGTTTCAACAACTTCAATTTCTTCATCTTTACCAGCAGGTTTTTTAGTTGCTTCTTTTTTAGCTACTGGTTTTGCTTCAGCAACTTTAACTTCAGTTGCTTTTTTAACAGTAGGTTTTTTAACTTTCTTTTTAACCGGTTTTTTAACAATAACTTCTTCTTCCAATTTTTCTTCTAATTTAATTGCTTCTTGTTTGATTTCTTCTCTTGAAATTTCTTTAACTTCTTCAATAGCTGTTGTAGATCCTTTTTCAGAAAGAATTTTGTTAATTTTGTTTTCTCTAACAAAACTCATAATTATTGAAACAACTAAGAAAATTATTCCTACAATTGCAATTCAATTAATTAATAAGTCTCAGAAAATTGGCAATAAGAATGTGATATATCCTTCAGTTCCCAACTTTGCTGCCAATTTAAACTGAGCTAATGATTTAAATCCCATAGGTCCTGAGAAAAAATGACTTAATCCTCCATTTCCTGTAAATCATGCTGCATCAATGTATTTTTTTTCAACAAGACCAGATTCAGTGATTGTTTTAAATCAATCTGATGTTCCATTTGTAACTTGGTTTATAAGTTTAAAAGCAATTACTAAAGCTATAAATAAAACTAAAACAAATATTAAACCAATTGATCTTGTATGTTTTTTATTTTTCATTTCAATTGACATATTTATGCCTCCTTCTTTTTTATATTAATTATAAACAAATATTTGACTAAGTGAACTTTTAGTGTTACATTTGTTCGTTGGCATAGTTATTTTTAAGGTAAAACAACAGCATTTGTATGTCTGCAGGATTCACCCCAGTAATTCTAGATGCCTGCCCTATATTTAAAGGCATTACTTTTTTTAACTTTTGTCTAGCTTCAGTAGCCAAGTTTTCAATCTTATCGTAGTCAATATTTGATGGTATTTTTTTCTTTTCCAGTTTAATTAATCTTTCAACTGTTTTTCTTTCAGTTTTAACATATCCTGCAAATCTAGTTTCAATAACAATTGATTGCAATTGATTATTTTTTAAACTCTGTAAAGACTTAATGTGTGGAATCATAACATTGATATCAACAGTTGGTATTTTTAAGATCTCAATACCACTATATCCATGATTTAAATCAGCTTGTCCTAGTTCTTTTAACTCAATAGCAAGTTTTGATTTGGGCGTAAATCTAATTTCTTCTAACTCTTTAATTGCTTCATTTATTTCTTGCGTGTATTTTAAATATTTATTGTATTCATGATCCTTAATTAATCCAATTTCAAAACCTTTTTCTTTTAATCTAAGTTCAGCATTATCATTTCTTAAAAGCAATCTATGTTCTGCTCTACTTGTTAAAAGTCTGTAAGGTTCTCAAACCCCCTTATTAATTAAGTCATCAATCATTACACCAATATATGCTTCATCTCTTCTTAAAATTAATGGTTCTAAATTATCAACTTTTCTTGATGCATTTATTCCTGCTATTAGACCTTGTCCTGCAGCTTCCTCATATCCACTTGTCCCATTTATTTGCCCAGCTGTAAATAAGTTACTAATATTCTTCAATTCTAATGACGGTTTTAATTGAATTGGATTTATGCAATCATACTCAATTGCATAAGCTCAAGTTTTAACTTCTGCCTTTTCGAATCCTGGTAAAGATCTAATCATAAGTAATTGAACATCAGTTGGCATTGATGTTGAAAAACCTTGAATATATCATGCATCTCCTTTTAGTGATTCTGGTTCAATAAAAATTTGATGAGTTTCTTTTGACGAAAACCTTACAATTTTATCTTCAAAACTTGGACAATATCTTGGCCCTATCGATTCAACTTTTCCAGAGTACATAGCAGACTTTGTTAAGTTATCTTCAATGATTTTTTTTGTTTTTGGTGTTGAGTGAATTAAATAACAAAGTTCCTGGTTTTCAATTGGAGTATATTGATCTGTAGAAAAACTGAAAGCTAATTTTGCATTGGTTCCTGGCTCTTCAATAGCTTTAGAAAGATCTACAGAGTTTTTAAAAATTCTTGGAGGTGTTCCAGTTTTGAATCTAAATAGTTCAACGCCCGCTTTTTTTAATGATAGACTTATTCCATTTGATGTTGGTTCTTCATTTGGGCCTGAAGAATATTTTTCATGACCCGTTAATATTTCAGATTTAAGATATGTTCCAGTAGTTAAAATAACACAAGAAGCATTAATAATTTCACCATTATTTAAAACTACACCTTTTACTGAATTGTCCTCAATAATAAGATCAGACGCAATTGCTTCAATTAATTCTAAATTAGATTCTCCTTCAACAATATTTTGCATATATTTTGAATACTCTTCTTTATCTGATTGAACTCTAAGAGCTCATACTCCAGGACCTCTAGAAGAATTAAGAAGTTTGGTTTGCAAAGCAGTTTTATCAGCGGCTTTAGCCATTTCTCCACCCAAAGCATCAATCTCTCTTACTACAATCCCTTTAGCAGGTCCTCCAATACTTGGATTACAAGGCATAGCAGCTATTCTGTCTTTGTATAAATTAATAAGTGCAGTCTTTTTATTTAATCTTGCTGAAGCTAATGCAGCTTCAACACCAGCGTGACCACCACCAATTACAATAACATCAAAATGTTTTTTCATCTTAACTCTCCTTGTCTAGTTGTTTTATTTCTATATAATTTTAGCCTTTTTTGTTTCATAAACAAGCACAAACTTTAAAACAAAAATGGAGACTAACTCCATTTTAATTATTCCTCAATATCTAAATCTTCTACTTTAATGTCGATGATTTCACCCTTTTTGATTTTTTCATCCTCTTTAGCCATTCTGTTTTTTTGCTCTAAAACTTCTTCTGGTAATTTTTTATTTTTATTAATGTATTCGATTTGTTCTGCGGTGATTGTTTCAAGCACTCTTAATGATTCTGCTAATAATTCTAAAGTTTCCATATTTTCTTTAATTATTTTTAAAGCAATTTTATAAGACTCTTCAAGAATTTTTGAAATTTCAGCATCAATTCTAGCTGCAGTTTCATCAGAATATGTACCTTCCATTTTACCGTATGATTCTTCAGCCATTGTTAAGTATTTTGTCATACCTAAACTTGACATACCAAATTGAACAACCATTCTTCTAGCAATGTTTGTTGCTTTATCTAAATCGTCATGAGCACCTGTTGTTACGTTTTCTTTTCCAAACATAATTTCTTCAGCGGCTCTACCACCTAAATATCCAGCAATTGTTGCAAATAAATCTTTTTTAGAAGAAAATACAGTTTCATCTTTTGGCGTCATAATTGTATAACCACCTGCATTACCACGCGGAATAATTGTAACTTTTTGAACTTTTGATGCACTATCAAGTTTTAATCCAATTAATGCATGTCCTGATTCATGATATGAAACAATGTCTTTATCTTGTTTAGTCATTGCACGTGATTTTTTAGCTGGTCCACCAACTACACGATCAATCGCTTCATCAATTTCAGTAATTGTAATAATGTCACGTTTTTCTCTAACCATTAAAATTGCAGCTTCGTTTAAAACGTTTTCTAATTGAGCACCAGAGAAACCTGGAGTTCTTTCAGCAACTCTATATCAATCAACTGAACTATCAATTTTTTTACCTTTAGCATGTAATTCTAAAATAGCTTTACGTTCTTTAATATCAGGTAATGAAACTTGAATAACTCTATCAAAACGTCCTGGTCTTAATAAAGCTGGGTCTAATACATCTGCACGGTTTGTTGCAGCCATAACAATGATTCCTGAGTTAGTTCCAAATCCATCCATTTCAACCAATAATTGGTTTAATGTTTGTTCATTTCCTCCTGAACCCATTCCATTATTTCTTTTTCTACCTACTGCATCAATTTCATCAATGAATATAATTGCAGGTGCTGCTTTTTTAGCATCATTGAACATTTCACGAACACGACTTGCTCCAACACCAACAAACATTTCTTCAAATTCAGAACCAGCTATTGAGAAGAATGAAACTCCAGCTTCTCCAGCTACAGCTTTTGCAAGTAAAGTCTTACCAGTTCCTGGTGGACCCTCCATTAAAACACCTTTTGGTGCTCTAGCTCCAGCTTCTGCATATTTTGCAGGGAATTTTAGATAATCAACTAATTCAACTAATTCTGATTTTTCTTCTTCAATACCTGCAACGTTAGCAAATTTAACATCTGATTTTTCAGCACGAGCTCTATTTTTACCCATACCAAAAATATTTCCTGCTCCAGCTCCTGCTCCAGCAGAACCTTTCATCATGAATCAAATTATTCCACCAAATAATAATACATAAATTAATAATGGTGCTAATGAAACTAATAGTGCCATTCCAACTGAACCTTGGTAAACAAGTGTTGGTCAAGGATAAGGATTACCGGCCATTATATCATTAAATCTAGTTTGTGTTAAATAGACAACAAAATTAACATTTTTACCCGTCTCTTCTAAGAAAAATGTTCCTTTAACAACGGCTGTATTATTTGTTCCATAATAAACCATTACATTTTTTCAATATTGGTCAGCTTTGGGGTTAATATTTGGCTGATGCTTTCCGATCCAATTAGTGAATGTTGCATCACTTCATACCTGAGTTGTTCCTTTAACAGTAACGGCAATAATTATTATTGTAACTATAACAGCTAATAAGATTATTAACCAAAACCATAAAGTTGACTTACTTTTTTTAGTCTTCATTTTATTCCTCCGTCTCAAGATTTTTATTCTATTTTAATGATACCATTATTTAAATTATTACTCTACTTAATAGTATTCAAGATTTTCATTGCTCTCTTACTATAAACAACTGCTTTTAGCATCCTATTTTTGTATCTAATTTTTTTATCAATTAAATATCTATTTGTTTTTTTGCCAAAAGTATAAGTGTCTATTTTATATTTTAGAAAATCGTTTGTAATAACATACGGATAATTTTCTTTATTACGTTTAATTGCATTAACTAAGTCTAATCAATTTATGAATTCTTCTGCAAGGTATAAATCTTGTTTTGAATTAATTACAAAGGTTTTTGGTTGTATTATTTCAGTCTTAATTAAAAACAAGTTTTCATAATCTTTTATTATTGAAAAATCACCTATGTTTATTTCTCAAAAAACTTTTTCAGATACTTTTATATTTTTAGCTATTTCAAAAATTGTTTTGTTTCTTCTATTTTGAATAATAAAATCTTTTTTTAATATTTCTAATCATTTGTAAATAGTTCTCTGAATAAACTCAAGATTTTTTTCTTGCAGATTTTTATTAATTTTAAGTTCATCAGCTGACATGTTATTGTTAACATATCAATCAACTTGCAAACTTATTTTTTCGAGTTCAGAGTTTAGCAAATTTATTTCTTTTTCAATTTTATTGAAAGAGTTTTCAGATAACTCTGCTCTTATTTTATTTCTTTTATATTTGATATCTTCATTTGTTGAATCAACTGCATACGCTACTTTTTCTTCTTTTAAAGCAACTAAAATTTCTGATTTTAAAATGTTTAACATTGGTCTAACAATAATTAAATCTTTATACATAGAAGTTTTATTTAAACCATAATGTTTAACATAGCTTTTTCTTTCTTGCTGTAATAAAAAAGTTTCAACTAAATCATTTCTATTGTGGGCTATTAATACATTTTTAATATTGTGTTTTTTGGAAACTTCAACAAAAAAATCATATCTAATTTTTCTAGCTCAACTTTCAAAATTTTCTTTAAGTAAAGAGTAGTCCTGCTCAATTACAAGTTTTTCTAATTTCAAATTATTTTTTTCACAAAATTTTTCAACTATTTTTTGATCATTATCTGAATCATTTCTAAATTTATAATTAACATGACAAACAACTAAATCTTTTACATTCATTTTAATTAGTTCGTTCAACATAAACATGCTATCAGGCCCACCAGAAACTCCAACTAAATATGAAAGAGACGTATTTATTTTAAATCTTTGCATAATTTTTAATCCTTAAAATATTTCAATAATTCGTTAGTATATGATTCATCTTCTTTATGTGAAATTAAAGGCTTGATTATTTGCATTCCTTCATTTCCTTCTAAAATTGCATCCAATAAAATTGTTTTAGCTTCTTCTCCAGCTTTTGAATGTACAAATTGCATTCTTTTAGGTGCAAATTTATATTTATAAAGTAAATTAATTATTTCGCCTGTTCTTTCAGGTCTATGAACTAATGTAAAAGAGCCGCCATTTTTTAAAATCAATCCTGCATTTTTTATTATCTCTTCAAGAGTAATCAAAGTCTCATGTCTTGCGTTAACAACTTCTTCGCTAATCTTTTTTACTTTTGATTCCTCGTGTTTTTTAAAAAATGGCGGATTACATATTACTGCATCAAATTTGTTGGCCATTTCTTTCGCATAGTTTTTAATATCAGAATTAACAATTTCAACTTGATTCTCAAGATTATTTAATTTTATGTTTTCAACTGCTAAAGCTGCTGCCTTTTCTTGAATTTCAACTCCAACAATTTTTGCATTTGTATATTTTGAAACTATTAAAGGTATAACTGCATTATTAGTGCCAAAATCAACAATTTTATTTATTCCACTCTTCAAATTTACAAATCTTGCTATAAGAATGCTGTCTAATGTAAAGTTAAACATTTCAGAATCTTGATAAATTTTTCTATTTTCATACCCTAGTAAATCATTCAAAATTTTCATTAGATTACCTCACTTACATGTATTAAAAATACGTCTATCGCTAAATTGGTTTGAAATGTGAATTTTAAATCATTAATTAATTGCAGCGTTGCTTCTGCTATATTTAAGTGATTTTTAATTATTGTTCTACCATAAGCTTCTTCAAGCATAGCTATTAATTGTGATTTTTCTATTTTCTTTAATTCAGAGTTTGAAAGCAAAATAGAATTTTTATCTTTTTCTAAAATCTGCTCAATTAAGTTTTTAGGAGTTTCTGATTTTTTTTCATTTTCTAAGACAACTAATTTACATCTTGATTTAATTGTAGGCAGAACCTGACTTTTATTTTTAGTTAGCAAAATAGCAATAGTATTTTCTGGTGGTTCTTCTATGAATTTCAACAAAGAGTTACCTGATTCATTTTTTAAATTTTCTGCATTAGCTAAAACATAAACTTTAAATTTATTAACTTCATTTGTTGTTAAAGAAAATTTTTGCATAAGTTCAATAACATCTGCCTTGTTTATAGCTAAGCTTCCATCACCAAGAAACACAAAATTTGGCAAACTTTTACTTTCAAATCTTTTACAATTATTACATTGGTCATTTTCAATACTTAAATTTTCACAAAAAATTATTTTCGACAATTCATTTGCAAAATTGTTTAGGCTTTCTTGACTATCATTTGATACTAAAATGGAGCTAAACATTTTTTGATTTTTTAATTGCTCAACAAATTTTTCTAGTGCTTCTCTTTTTTTCATAATTCTATCTTTTCTAAAATAACATTTTTAGTTTGTTCAAAAACTTCATCAGGTGTTTTTGACGCATCAATAACAGTTATTCTTTGTGTTTCTTTTTTTGACAAGTCCTCAAATGCTTGTTTTACAGATTCTTTAAATTTTCTTCCTTCTTCATCTAATCTATTTTTTTCATCATGTCTCCCAGAAAGTCTTTTTTCAGCATCTTCAAAACTTAATTCAAAATACAAAGTTAAATCTGGCAAAAATCCTTCCAAAATAGTTTTTTGTAATTCATTTAAATAATCTACGCCAAGTCCTCTTGCTCCACCTTGATATGCTGTTGTTGAATCCATAAATCTATCAGAAATAACTATATAACCTTGTTTAAGATAAGGTTTGATTACTTTTTCAAGATGTTCTTTTCTGGCTGCAATAAAAAGTAAAGCTTCTGTTCATGGCTCCATGCCTTGACTATCTTTATTCAATATAAGATCTCTGATTTTTTCAGAAATTGGTAAACCACCCGGTTCTCTTGTCATAACAACCTTGTAGTTTAAATCTTCTAAATGTTTTTTAACTCTCAATAACGCAGTTGTTTTACCGCTACCGTCCATTCCCTCAATTGTTATGAACATACTACACCTCATATTTCTTTCTATTTTTGAATGCACTTTCCAAAGTTGTTTCATCCATGTAGTCAAGGCTTCCACCCATTGGAATACCTTTTGCAATTCTTGTTATATTTATATTTAAATTCTTTGTTAATTGATAAATATAATTCGTTGTTAGTTCACCTTCAAAAGTTGCGTTTAAAGCTAAAATCAATTCGCTATTTTTGTCGATTCTTGACAAAAGACTTTCAAAGTTAATTTCCGATGGAGATTTTTTCTTATTTAAGTTTATTTCAGATCCCAAAACATGATAAAGACCTTTATATTTATTAATTTTTTCAATGTTATTAACGTCTAATTGACTTGCAACAACACAAATAACATTTTGATTTCTACTTTCATCAGAACAAATTATGCACTTGCTT
The Mesoplasma entomophilum DNA segment above includes these coding regions:
- a CDS encoding type 1 periplasmic-binding domain-containing protein codes for the protein MKKLLLSLLSTTIISTSLTTVVSCGTEKHFGEIYLVTDAGKIDDKSFNQSAYEAGTEFVKEILGKDQKIGYIQPESTAPKTMKRAYKTAKSNKAKTLLLPGFHHAMPGEGDHQAAKVMENSGSTIILDSNSAANNEIGVVFRGDVSGFYAGMASIIYSLNNDNYTNNTLSLGAFGGISNPASVDNFIVGYLASIDVYNQLKTNDQFLENFNIDKDIATKVTVRKAQNGWPKSKDETTWFSNSFLIGQSKLVLDNLKDTSKSVKPNVLMPVAGSQTSDAISYDNSWKVIGVDTDQAESYGKDAENRFITSAEKDLKNSTIVSLAHTPEWMNNKEYPEILEKVALNYSDKIQLTKEVKKEDGTSTFEDIDIRAKESWTGMDVWVNGTMSSGGANLLDDALAIKIKEYFTPQALTEASKILFSKYINGVIPSSGTIIAVEPVADYANTIIDNLKTQPESGKE
- a CDS encoding HU family DNA-binding protein: MSIEMKNKKHTRSIGLIFVLVLFIALVIAFKLINQVTNGTSDWFKTITESGLVEKKYIDAAWFTGNGGLSHFFSGPMGFKSLAQFKLAAKLGTEGYITFLLPIFWDLLINWIAIVGIIFLVVSIIMSFVRENKINKILSEKGSTTAIEEVKEISREEIKQEAIKLEEKLEEEVIVKKPVKKKVKKPTVKKATEVKVAEAKPVAKKEATKKPAGKDEEIEVVETKLPVKKETTKKSVAAKKVAEPKAEKVKVGKEKVAPVVISSKTESMYVIKKRYNQVSKKDILIKLEKAHPEFSKKSVKEVVNSAFEVMTTAILKNEEIIISNFGKLTKVHKEAKKGKNPSTGAIIDIPASNTVKFKANKHLKENMSKGKWTGLTKVKKEIKK
- the mnmG gene encoding tRNA uridine-5-carboxymethylaminomethyl(34) synthesis enzyme MnmG codes for the protein MKKHFDVIVIGGGHAGVEAALASARLNKKTALINLYKDRIAAMPCNPSIGGPAKGIVVREIDALGGEMAKAADKTALQTKLLNSSRGPGVWALRVQSDKEEYSKYMQNIVEGESNLELIEAIASDLIIEDNSVKGVVLNNGEIINASCVILTTGTYLKSEILTGHEKYSSGPNEEPTSNGISLSLKKAGVELFRFKTGTPPRIFKNSVDLSKAIEEPGTNAKLAFSFSTDQYTPIENQELCYLIHSTPKTKKIIEDNLTKSAMYSGKVESIGPRYCPSFEDKIVRFSSKETHQIFIEPESLKGDAWYIQGFSTSMPTDVQLLMIRSLPGFEKAEVKTWAYAIEYDCINPIQLKPSLELKNISNLFTAGQINGTSGYEEAAGQGLIAGINASRKVDNLEPLILRRDEAYIGVMIDDLINKGVWEPYRLLTSRAEHRLLLRNDNAELRLKEKGFEIGLIKDHEYNKYLKYTQEINEAIKELEEIRFTPKSKLAIELKELGQADLNHGYSGIEILKIPTVDINVMIPHIKSLQSLKNNQLQSIVIETRFAGYVKTERKTVERLIKLEKKKIPSNIDYDKIENLATEARQKLKKVMPLNIGQASRITGVNPADIQMLLFYLKNNYANEQM
- the ftsH gene encoding ATP-dependent zinc metalloprotease FtsH — its product is MKTKKSKSTLWFWLIILLAVIVTIIIIAVTVKGTTQVWSDATFTNWIGKHQPNINPKADQYWKNVMVYYGTNNTAVVKGTFFLEETGKNVNFVVYLTQTRFNDIMAGNPYPWPTLVYQGSVGMALLVSLAPLLIYVLLFGGIIWFMMKGSAGAGAGAGNIFGMGKNRARAEKSDVKFANVAGIEEEKSELVELVDYLKFPAKYAEAGARAPKGVLMEGPPGTGKTLLAKAVAGEAGVSFFSIAGSEFEEMFVGVGASRVREMFNDAKKAAPAIIFIDEIDAVGRKRNNGMGSGGNEQTLNQLLVEMDGFGTNSGIIVMAATNRADVLDPALLRPGRFDRVIQVSLPDIKERKAILELHAKGKKIDSSVDWYRVAERTPGFSGAQLENVLNEAAILMVREKRDIITITEIDEAIDRVVGGPAKKSRAMTKQDKDIVSYHESGHALIGLKLDSASKVQKVTIIPRGNAGGYTIMTPKDETVFSSKKDLFATIAGYLGGRAAEEIMFGKENVTTGAHDDLDKATNIARRMVVQFGMSSLGMTKYLTMAEESYGKMEGTYSDETAARIDAEISKILEESYKIALKIIKENMETLELLAESLRVLETITAEQIEYINKNKKLPEEVLEQKNRMAKEDEKIKKGEIIDIKVEDLDIEE
- the tilS gene encoding tRNA lysidine(34) synthetase TilS; the protein is MQRFKINTSLSYLVGVSGGPDSMFMLNELIKMNVKDLVVCHVNYKFRNDSDNDQKIVEKFCEKNNLKLEKLVIEQDYSLLKENFESWARKIRYDFFVEVSKKHNIKNVLIAHNRNDLVETFLLQQERKSYVKHYGLNKTSMYKDLIIVRPMLNILKSEILVALKEEKVAYAVDSTNEDIKYKRNKIRAELSENSFNKIEKEINLLNSELEKISLQVDWYVNNNMSADELKINKNLQEKNLEFIQRTIYKWLEILKKDFIIQNRRNKTIFEIAKNIKVSEKVFWEINIGDFSIIKDYENLFLIKTEIIQPKTFVINSKQDLYLAEEFINWLDLVNAIKRNKENYPYVITNDFLKYKIDTYTFGKKTNRYLIDKKIRYKNRMLKAVVYSKRAMKILNTIK
- a CDS encoding tRNA1(Val) (adenine(37)-N6)-methyltransferase, which encodes MKILNDLLGYENRKIYQDSEMFNFTLDSILIARFVNLKSGINKIVDFGTNNAVIPLIVSKYTNAKIVGVEIQEKAAALAVENIKLNNLENQVEIVNSDIKNYAKEMANKFDAVICNPPFFKKHEESKVKKISEEVVNARHETLITLEEIIKNAGLILKNGGSFTLVHRPERTGEIINLLYKYKFAPKRMQFVHSKAGEEAKTILLDAILEGNEGMQIIKPLISHKEDESYTNELLKYFKD
- the tmk gene encoding dTMP kinase; translated protein: MFITIEGMDGSGKTTALLRVKKHLEDLNYKVVMTREPGGLPISEKIRDLILNKDSQGMEPWTEALLFIAARKEHLEKVIKPYLKQGYIVISDRFMDSTTAYQGGARGLGVDYLNELQKTILEGFLPDLTLYFELSFEDAEKRLSGRHDEKNRLDEEGRKFKESVKQAFEDLSKKETQRITVIDASKTPDEVFEQTKNVILEKIELWKKEKH
- the recR gene encoding recombination mediator RecR; translation: MNKELFEEIISNINKNNGLTKKTSERLVNNLIIDKFALDNFVKQLNLIKENISICSICNYYEIESKCIICSDESRNQNVICVVASQLDVNNIEKINKYKGLYHVLGSEINLNKKKSPSEINFESLLSRIDKNSELILALNATFEGELTTNYIYQLTKNLNINITRIAKGIPMGGSLDYMDETTLESAFKNRKKYEV